One stretch of Akkermansia massiliensis DNA includes these proteins:
- a CDS encoding glycosyltransferase family 2 protein translates to MRPDVSIIVPCYNVAAYVDDCLDSLVRQTLRNIEIICINDGSMDDTWAHLLRWKEKDGRIILLNQQNAGVSAARNAGLDAARGLYVGFADPDDYVDPEMYSRLFSAALEHDADIVECGNHVFEDSSDRLIEARRRSPSWHFEKDASPASFFRDSIWGKMDICVWSKLFRKSMLDAHRLRFNVNLKSGAEDETFRLMAVPHASRLLFIPDCLYYYRLMRSGSLSRRCNDPTYFKCVQEFQRLLYIVDYWKEHGWQNEGLFAYGVRKIRPFFVSKHPLFHQMTAVQQQSLLDWWHLFYRNAEGARFLSVLPGRDRQLVDLLNSAQPPSNGWGRILLAACSLLPGQKGRYYSCKRMLAEHFSQAHSNGFQGKNASPEEPFDTSPPSL, encoded by the coding sequence ATGCGTCCCGACGTTTCCATCATCGTTCCCTGCTACAATGTAGCCGCTTATGTGGACGACTGTCTGGACAGCCTGGTTCGGCAGACCCTCCGGAACATTGAAATCATCTGCATCAATGACGGCTCCATGGACGATACCTGGGCGCACCTGCTCCGCTGGAAGGAAAAGGACGGCAGAATCATCCTCCTGAACCAGCAGAACGCGGGCGTTTCCGCCGCAAGGAACGCGGGGCTGGATGCGGCGCGGGGCCTTTACGTCGGCTTTGCGGACCCGGACGACTACGTGGACCCGGAAATGTACTCCCGCCTTTTTTCCGCGGCCCTGGAACATGATGCGGACATCGTGGAGTGCGGCAACCATGTCTTCGAGGACTCGTCGGACCGGCTCATTGAGGCCAGAAGGAGGTCGCCCTCCTGGCATTTTGAAAAGGACGCCTCCCCGGCCAGCTTCTTCCGGGACTCCATCTGGGGTAAAATGGACATCTGCGTATGGAGCAAGCTGTTCCGGAAAAGCATGCTGGACGCCCACCGCCTCCGCTTCAATGTGAACCTGAAATCCGGCGCGGAGGATGAAACCTTCCGGCTGATGGCCGTCCCCCACGCCTCCCGCCTCCTGTTCATTCCGGACTGCCTGTATTACTACCGCCTCATGCGGAGCGGTTCCCTTTCCCGCCGCTGCAATGACCCCACCTACTTCAAATGCGTGCAGGAATTCCAGCGTCTGCTGTACATCGTGGACTACTGGAAGGAACACGGATGGCAGAATGAAGGCCTGTTCGCCTATGGCGTGCGGAAAATCAGGCCTTTCTTCGTTTCCAAGCATCCTCTTTTCCACCAGATGACCGCCGTTCAGCAACAGTCCCTGCTGGACTGGTGGCACCTGTTCTACCGGAACGCGGAAGGGGCTCGGTTCCTCTCCGTCCTGCCGGGCCGGGACAGGCAATTGGTGGACCTGCTGAACTCGGCGCAGCCGCCATCCAACGGCTGGGGCCGCATCCTGCTGGCGGCCTGTTCCCTGCTTCCCGGACAGAAGGGACGCTATTACTCCTGCAAAAGAATGCTCGCGGAACATTTTTCCCAAGCGCATTCCAACGGTTTCCAAGGGAAAAACGCCTCGCCGGAAGAGCCGTTTGACACATCGCCGCCTTCCCTGTAA
- a CDS encoding glycosyltransferase family 8 protein, whose amino-acid sequence MKKNEFAVVLASDNRGILPLSVTVFSLLSTAAPETFYKIYILSDGIDGENRNSVERLAAPFECRLEFIDVSGILEKHDFPHTEQWPVPAWGRVFIPELLKEERGNILYLDIDVLVCRDLTELFRTDMSGNAVGVVFENFSRPGSHFNERLEMPLTCTGYFNSGVLLMNVDVFREKNLVRAVLDYAVSHRDRLTCPDQDALNGALCELTVPLHPRWNWHDGLTRRILKNDPRERFWRGVTPRQAVEAALEPGILHYQGVHKPWRYNWRYEGERYERAMREAGLLHGPLPGRTLPAILKKHLYRPVYRMTRNKILRLQKQFEKEDGTCS is encoded by the coding sequence ATGAAGAAGAATGAATTTGCCGTCGTCCTGGCCAGTGACAACCGGGGCATCCTGCCTTTGAGCGTTACCGTCTTTTCCCTGCTGAGCACCGCTGCTCCGGAAACCTTTTACAAGATTTACATCCTTTCCGACGGCATTGACGGGGAGAACCGGAACAGCGTTGAGCGCCTGGCGGCCCCGTTTGAGTGCCGGTTGGAGTTCATAGACGTTTCCGGCATTCTGGAAAAGCACGACTTTCCCCATACGGAACAGTGGCCCGTGCCCGCCTGGGGCCGCGTGTTCATCCCGGAGTTATTGAAGGAGGAGCGGGGCAACATCCTGTATCTGGACATTGACGTTCTGGTTTGCCGGGATTTGACGGAGCTGTTCCGGACGGATATGTCCGGCAACGCGGTGGGAGTGGTGTTTGAGAATTTTTCCAGGCCCGGCTCCCATTTCAACGAGCGCCTGGAGATGCCGCTGACCTGCACGGGGTATTTCAATTCCGGCGTGCTGCTGATGAATGTGGACGTTTTCCGGGAAAAGAACCTGGTCAGGGCCGTGCTGGATTATGCCGTCAGTCACCGGGACAGGCTGACCTGTCCGGACCAGGACGCGCTGAACGGCGCCCTGTGCGAGCTGACCGTGCCGCTGCATCCGCGCTGGAACTGGCATGACGGCCTGACGCGCCGCATCCTGAAGAACGACCCCAGGGAACGGTTCTGGCGAGGAGTGACGCCGCGCCAGGCGGTGGAAGCGGCGCTGGAACCGGGCATTCTGCATTACCAGGGGGTGCACAAGCCCTGGCGGTATAATTGGCGCTATGAAGGGGAACGTTACGAACGCGCCATGCGTGAAGCCGGGCTGCTGCATGGCCCGCTGCCCGGAAGAACCCTCCCGGCCATCCTGAAAAAGCACCTTTACCGGCCTGTTTACCGGATGACCAGGAATAAAATTCTCAGGCTGCAAAAGCAGTTTGAGAAGGAGGATGGCACATGCTCCTGA
- a CDS encoding glycosyltransferase family 10 domain-containing protein has translation MTDSSRPIRIKVIRKSTKASPDKTESLLWGDCLFCTDAAMTDYDWVLVYDEFPRNSIGTIKDETEPLLCPPDQTILITVEPPSIKIYSRAYTGQFGTVLTTHSVRDLPHPNHTLGRGCLEWLYIKPMQEILDQTEFPKTKMLSTICSAKQHTHTMHKMRYDLTRYLADRLPELDWFGHGIQEIENKTVAMDGYKYHLCVENHLEPHHWTEKLSDAFVAMTLPFYAGDPLATECFPQESFIPIPLDDPQKAFEIIRKAMDGGEYEKRLPAIREARRLVLEKYNMFAQTAAVIHNHRGTGTVRPGATLKGRHVLRKNPLNALRELADTLAYKIRSRGRRGTGAGV, from the coding sequence ATGACGGATTCCTCCCGCCCCATACGCATCAAGGTCATCAGAAAATCCACCAAGGCCTCCCCGGATAAAACGGAATCCCTGCTGTGGGGCGACTGCCTGTTCTGCACGGACGCCGCCATGACGGACTATGACTGGGTACTAGTATACGATGAATTCCCCAGGAACTCCATAGGCACCATCAAGGATGAAACGGAACCCCTGCTCTGTCCCCCGGACCAGACCATCCTGATCACGGTGGAACCCCCTTCCATTAAAATCTACAGCCGGGCATACACCGGCCAGTTCGGCACCGTGCTGACTACCCACTCCGTCCGGGACCTCCCGCACCCCAACCATACCCTGGGCCGCGGATGCCTGGAATGGCTGTACATCAAGCCCATGCAGGAGATTCTGGACCAGACGGAATTTCCGAAAACCAAGATGCTTTCCACCATCTGTTCCGCCAAGCAGCACACGCATACCATGCATAAAATGCGTTATGACCTCACGCGCTACCTGGCGGACCGCCTGCCGGAGCTGGACTGGTTCGGGCATGGCATTCAGGAAATAGAAAACAAAACCGTCGCCATGGACGGCTACAAGTACCATCTGTGCGTGGAAAACCATCTGGAACCCCATCACTGGACGGAAAAACTGTCCGACGCCTTCGTCGCCATGACCCTTCCCTTTTACGCCGGGGACCCGCTGGCGACGGAATGCTTCCCGCAGGAAAGCTTCATCCCCATCCCCCTGGACGATCCGCAAAAAGCCTTTGAAATTATCCGCAAGGCCATGGACGGCGGGGAATACGAAAAGCGGCTTCCCGCCATTCGCGAGGCTAGACGCCTGGTGCTGGAAAAGTACAACATGTTCGCCCAGACAGCCGCCGTCATCCACAACCACCGGGGAACGGGAACCGTCCGGCCCGGCGCCACGCTGAAAGGGCGCCACGTCCTGCGGAAAAACCCGCTCAACGCCCTCCGGGAGCTGGCGGATACGCTGGCCTATAAAATCAGGTCACGCGGCAGGCGCGGGACCGGAGCCGGAGTGTAG
- the rfaD gene encoding ADP-glyceromanno-heptose 6-epimerase translates to MIIVTGGAGFIGSNIVAALEKAGKKDLVVVDELGSSDKWKNIAKRELCAVIPPEDMLDYMEAHAEEIEAVIHMGAISATTETDADLIIRTNFTLSWRLWEFCALYGKQFIYASSAATYGDGSMGFDDDSSLEHVNALRPLNAYGWSKALFDRKVAREVKEGRPVPPQYAGLKFFNVYGPNEYHKGGQKSVVAHIFPQVKVNETVKLFKSYHPDYRDGWQLRDFVWVGDCVNVVLWLLDHPEVSGLFNVGSGEARSFYDLAKAAFNALGLQEKIAYREMPEELKGKYQYYTQADLSRLRAAGYAAPMTSLEDGVRQYVQKYLDREDSYV, encoded by the coding sequence ATGATTATTGTCACGGGTGGGGCCGGCTTCATCGGCTCAAACATTGTCGCCGCTCTGGAAAAGGCCGGTAAAAAGGATCTTGTGGTGGTGGATGAGCTGGGCTCTTCCGACAAGTGGAAAAACATCGCCAAGAGAGAGCTGTGCGCCGTGATTCCTCCGGAGGACATGCTTGACTACATGGAGGCGCATGCGGAGGAGATTGAGGCCGTCATTCACATGGGGGCCATTTCCGCCACCACGGAGACGGACGCTGATCTGATCATCCGGACGAATTTCACGCTGAGCTGGCGCCTGTGGGAGTTCTGCGCCCTGTACGGCAAGCAGTTTATTTACGCCTCTTCTGCGGCCACGTACGGGGACGGCTCCATGGGGTTTGACGATGACTCCTCCCTGGAGCACGTCAATGCCCTGCGCCCCCTGAACGCGTATGGCTGGAGCAAGGCCCTGTTTGACCGCAAGGTGGCCCGGGAGGTGAAGGAAGGGCGGCCGGTTCCTCCCCAGTACGCCGGGCTCAAGTTTTTCAACGTGTACGGCCCCAATGAATACCACAAGGGGGGGCAGAAGAGCGTGGTGGCCCACATTTTCCCCCAGGTGAAGGTGAATGAAACGGTGAAGCTGTTCAAGTCCTACCATCCCGACTACCGGGACGGCTGGCAGCTCCGGGACTTCGTGTGGGTGGGTGACTGCGTGAACGTGGTGCTCTGGCTGCTGGACCATCCGGAGGTGAGCGGATTGTTCAATGTGGGGTCCGGGGAGGCGCGCTCCTTCTACGATCTGGCGAAGGCGGCGTTCAATGCGCTGGGGCTCCAGGAAAAGATCGCCTACCGGGAGATGCCTGAAGAACTCAAGGGCAAGTACCAGTATTATACGCAGGCGGACCTTTCCAGGCTGCGCGCCGCCGGCTATGCAGCTCCCATGACTTCCCTGGAGGACGGCGTGCGCCAGTACGTGCAGAAGTATCTGGACAGGGAGGACAGCTACGTTTAA
- a CDS encoding glycosyltransferase family 9 protein, protein MPAQRILMIKHGALGDVVLAMGTMKRLRELHPEAHITLMTMGMFVPMAEQLGVFDDFIVDNRLPYRKLGATWGAIRSIVKGNFDVVYDLQESSRTRKRYYPAVRFLLDHDMDWVACNSGERRRLLKKGGFRFGRVVKEPFHLERVLTDLSFMHGEGLHFDELPERYVMMIPGCSPSHPYKRWPVENFCALARRLAERGISSVVIGTRAEAAEVEAIAASSPLAVSFLGKSTLMDIPQMALRSLACVGNDTGPTHMCAYAGVPVTAIFCHRTRKSAITARCISNLISPGSIEEITVDQAWSTLEPFLPPQEELEPAKMAATPQAS, encoded by the coding sequence ATGCCCGCACAGCGCATTCTGATGATCAAGCACGGCGCCCTTGGCGACGTGGTGCTTGCCATGGGGACGATGAAGCGGCTCCGGGAGCTCCATCCGGAGGCGCATATCACCCTGATGACCATGGGGATGTTTGTTCCCATGGCGGAACAGCTCGGGGTGTTTGACGATTTCATTGTGGACAACCGCCTGCCCTACCGGAAGCTGGGCGCCACGTGGGGGGCCATCCGTTCCATCGTGAAAGGGAATTTTGACGTGGTGTACGACCTCCAGGAATCTTCCCGCACCAGGAAGCGTTATTATCCCGCCGTGCGCTTCCTGCTGGACCATGACATGGACTGGGTGGCCTGCAATTCCGGGGAACGGCGCAGGCTGCTGAAAAAAGGCGGCTTCCGGTTTGGCAGGGTGGTGAAGGAACCGTTCCACCTGGAACGCGTCCTGACGGACCTCTCTTTCATGCACGGGGAAGGGCTGCATTTTGACGAGCTTCCGGAACGCTACGTGATGATGATTCCGGGCTGTTCCCCCAGCCATCCCTACAAGCGCTGGCCCGTGGAGAATTTCTGCGCCCTGGCCCGGCGCTTGGCGGAAAGGGGCATTTCCTCCGTCGTGATCGGCACCCGGGCGGAGGCCGCGGAGGTGGAGGCCATTGCCGCCAGCTCCCCCCTGGCCGTCAGTTTTCTGGGCAAGTCCACCCTGATGGATATTCCCCAGATGGCGCTCCGTTCTCTGGCCTGTGTGGGCAATGATACTGGGCCTACGCACATGTGCGCCTATGCCGGGGTCCCGGTGACCGCTATTTTCTGCCACCGGACGCGCAAGTCCGCCATTACGGCCCGGTGCATTTCCAACCTGATTTCCCCCGGCTCCATTGAGGAAATTACGGTGGACCAGGCGTGGTCCACGCTGGAGCCCTTCCTGCCCCCGCAGGAAGAGCTTGAACCTGCAAAAATGGCGGCCACTCCGCAGGCGTCATGA
- a CDS encoding glycosyltransferase: protein MTSPQRRTVFQVSHSVSASSAPYRLNDALNRNISDMESVLLLRRRKGIDGLEISRSAARRATDALRRHLAHGFDALLPEKRRDLPFSLNVLGMGFDTAQMEKADLVHLHWIGGRTVDFTRLSHIRRPLVYTLHDMFACTAGCHCTMDCDRFRDECRGSCPQLGTPRLFRGLPAWLFSRKRRSFARIPSLTLVTPSLWLKREVEKGCMFPGRRIVQIYNPVDTDLFRPAEDREAIRAALGIPSGAFVIACGATGLFNPVKGGHFIPLVLEELYRRGHRNLHLLLFGNQEKNVEFPFPSTNAGFITDMNKLAGLYSAADIFLNPTLQDVLSNVALESMACKTPSVTFRTGGVPEVVLDGRTGLVAPQGDLNQMAGHCERLIRDGKLLLALAEEGRQHAEQTFSYPVIAARHAALYEETLREYRREG from the coding sequence GTGACTTCTCCTCAACGCAGGACAGTATTCCAAGTCTCCCACAGCGTATCGGCCAGCTCCGCTCCCTACCGGTTGAATGATGCCCTGAACCGGAATATTTCCGATATGGAATCCGTCCTTCTGCTCAGGAGGCGCAAGGGAATAGACGGCCTGGAAATCAGCAGATCCGCCGCCAGAAGAGCTACGGACGCGCTGCGCCGCCATCTGGCGCATGGATTTGACGCCCTGCTGCCGGAAAAAAGGAGGGACCTGCCCTTCTCCCTGAACGTGCTGGGCATGGGGTTCGACACCGCCCAGATGGAGAAAGCCGACCTGGTGCACCTGCACTGGATAGGCGGCCGAACGGTGGATTTCACGCGGCTGAGCCACATCCGCCGCCCGCTGGTCTATACGCTGCACGACATGTTTGCCTGCACCGCGGGGTGCCACTGCACCATGGACTGCGACCGATTCCGGGACGAATGCCGCGGCAGTTGCCCCCAGCTCGGCACTCCCCGCCTCTTCCGCGGCCTTCCGGCGTGGCTGTTCTCCCGCAAGCGCCGCTCCTTCGCCCGCATACCGTCCCTGACGCTGGTGACGCCCTCCCTCTGGCTGAAAAGGGAAGTGGAAAAAGGCTGCATGTTCCCCGGAAGAAGGATTGTCCAGATTTACAACCCCGTGGATACGGACCTCTTCCGCCCGGCGGAAGACCGGGAGGCCATCCGTGCGGCCCTGGGCATCCCGTCCGGAGCCTTTGTCATTGCCTGCGGCGCAACCGGCCTGTTCAATCCGGTCAAGGGAGGCCATTTCATCCCCCTGGTGCTGGAGGAACTGTACCGGCGCGGGCACAGGAACCTTCATCTGCTGCTCTTCGGCAACCAGGAAAAGAACGTGGAATTCCCCTTCCCCAGCACAAATGCCGGCTTCATTACGGACATGAACAAGCTGGCCGGGCTTTACAGCGCAGCGGACATCTTCCTGAATCCCACGCTTCAGGACGTCCTTTCCAACGTAGCTCTGGAATCCATGGCCTGCAAGACCCCCTCCGTCACCTTCCGGACGGGCGGAGTTCCGGAAGTGGTCCTGGACGGCAGGACGGGGCTGGTGGCTCCCCAGGGAGACCTGAATCAAATGGCAGGCCACTGCGAACGGCTCATCCGGGACGGAAAGCTCCTGCTGGCCCTGGCGGAGGAAGGCCGCCAACACGCCGAACAAACGTTTTCCTACCCCGTCATTGCCGCGCGGCACGCCGCCCTGTATGAAGAAACGCTCCGGGAATACCGTCGCGAAGGGTGA
- a CDS encoding acyltransferase family protein gives MNKCLSENFCSPSLHQAGNAAHGTYFPHIDGLRTFAVLAVVLYHLQEWICPGGYTGVDIFFVISGYLIGSGLVRSLKEGNFSLSSFYYRRIRRIMPAYFCLIAVVLAFGCVVLACDDLRTLGRTVRSSALFITNIYFSRTAGNYFSPAAEENPLLNLWSLSVEEQFYLTIPLALWLLWKFRKNAVKPVLCGALALSLFAAVYHMGNLEHNKAFYLLHCRAWELLAGCLLALAPVAAEQGRGIRWLRLAGWAGILLPFACYSSSTPFPGYTAIPSVAGAALLIRYGSHGWSGRILRHPLSTGIGKISYSLYLWHWPVIVYWTYFCFNECGPRDYAGMFLLSLLLGFLSWKFVETPFRTAAAWRKPAKAFLLTAAGCLTLDFAGEWLKWTDGARDYWHVAANNISFPEYWKGPAFPPSFGITPPDRAVVEKGNAIQPHHPELGDVTDYPFVLLGKTGQPPSFLLMGDSHAMASSPGFDDAARLLNRSGLFYRARLCPLSGISESGDADSLTLLRMMYPHWEHNMDLILDWLENTPQIHTVFIHNRWIELVNSHRDMRLKQLVADGLLHTCARLRKAGKQIVLLGPVPEWTFGPRKLMRRNALLNANRADRLLGGDFITRQRPVFALLEHMESTGLCRFIPLHGAFHKNGRWLEEDEGHLMYCDDNHLSPYGSRKMVSGILDQLFPGMESTVSN, from the coding sequence ATGAACAAATGCCTTTCTGAAAACTTTTGTTCACCTTCCCTCCATCAGGCCGGAAATGCCGCCCACGGAACCTACTTTCCGCACATCGACGGCCTGCGCACCTTTGCCGTGCTGGCCGTCGTCCTGTACCATTTGCAGGAATGGATCTGCCCGGGAGGGTACACGGGCGTGGACATCTTCTTCGTCATCTCCGGCTACCTGATCGGCAGCGGCCTTGTCCGCAGCCTGAAGGAAGGGAACTTCTCCCTGTCCTCCTTTTACTACCGGAGAATCAGGCGCATCATGCCCGCCTATTTCTGCCTGATTGCGGTCGTGCTGGCCTTCGGGTGCGTGGTGCTGGCCTGCGACGACCTGCGGACCCTGGGGCGCACCGTGAGGTCAAGCGCCCTCTTCATCACCAACATTTATTTCAGCAGGACCGCAGGAAACTATTTCAGCCCGGCCGCAGAAGAAAACCCGCTGCTGAACCTGTGGTCCCTGAGCGTGGAGGAGCAATTCTACCTGACGATTCCGCTCGCCCTGTGGCTGCTCTGGAAATTCAGGAAAAACGCCGTCAAGCCCGTTCTCTGCGGAGCCCTGGCGCTCTCCCTGTTCGCCGCCGTCTACCACATGGGGAATCTGGAGCATAACAAGGCCTTTTACCTGCTTCACTGCCGCGCCTGGGAACTCCTGGCAGGCTGTCTCCTGGCCCTGGCTCCCGTCGCTGCGGAACAGGGCCGGGGAATACGCTGGCTGCGGCTGGCGGGGTGGGCCGGCATTCTGCTCCCCTTTGCCTGTTATTCCTCCTCCACGCCCTTTCCGGGTTATACGGCCATTCCTTCCGTCGCGGGGGCGGCCCTTCTGATCCGCTACGGAAGCCACGGCTGGTCCGGGCGCATCCTCAGGCATCCGCTCAGCACGGGCATCGGCAAAATCTCCTACTCCCTGTACCTGTGGCACTGGCCCGTCATCGTGTACTGGACCTACTTCTGCTTCAATGAATGCGGTCCGCGGGACTATGCGGGCATGTTCCTTCTCTCCCTTCTTCTCGGTTTCCTTTCCTGGAAATTCGTGGAAACCCCCTTCAGGACAGCCGCCGCATGGCGGAAGCCCGCAAAAGCGTTCCTGCTCACGGCGGCAGGGTGCCTCACGCTGGATTTTGCCGGAGAATGGCTCAAATGGACGGACGGCGCACGGGACTACTGGCACGTGGCCGCCAACAACATATCATTCCCGGAATACTGGAAGGGGCCGGCCTTCCCGCCCTCCTTCGGCATCACGCCCCCTGACCGTGCGGTGGTGGAAAAGGGAAACGCCATCCAGCCCCATCATCCGGAGCTGGGAGACGTGACGGACTACCCCTTTGTACTGCTGGGTAAAACCGGGCAGCCCCCTTCCTTCCTGCTTATGGGAGACAGCCATGCCATGGCCAGCTCTCCGGGCTTTGACGACGCCGCCCGGCTCCTCAACCGGTCAGGCCTGTTCTACCGGGCGCGGCTATGCCCCCTGAGCGGCATTTCCGAGTCCGGAGACGCGGATTCCCTCACGCTGCTGCGCATGATGTACCCGCACTGGGAGCACAACATGGACCTGATTCTGGACTGGCTGGAAAACACTCCCCAGATACACACCGTATTCATCCACAACCGCTGGATTGAACTGGTCAACAGCCACCGGGACATGCGCCTGAAACAACTGGTTGCGGACGGCCTGCTCCACACCTGCGCACGCCTTCGCAAGGCCGGCAAGCAAATCGTGCTGCTGGGTCCCGTGCCTGAATGGACCTTCGGCCCGCGCAAACTCATGCGGCGCAATGCGCTGCTGAACGCCAACCGCGCGGACCGCCTGCTGGGCGGAGACTTCATCACGCGGCAACGCCCCGTATTCGCCCTGCTGGAGCACATGGAATCCACGGGCCTGTGCCGCTTTATCCCGCTGCACGGCGCCTTCCATAAAAACGGGCGGTGGCTGGAAGAAGACGAGGGGCACCTGATGTACTGTGACGACAACCACCTTTCCCCCTACGGTTCCAGGAAAATGGTTTCCGGCATCCTCGACCAGCTTTTTCCGGGGATGGAAAGCACGGTGTCCAACTGA
- a CDS encoding glycosyltransferase family 2 protein: MMAPVNISVLVPVYNVEPYLAQCLESICAQTLRELEVVCVDDASTDGSLSILREFAERDQRVKVVQAPENGGLSRTRNLAMSHAQGEYLVLVDSDDWLETDLLEEMYSRAKALDADKLVCGFRYYYESDPGREDRFLPEDIAPPGKGWIPCTPETIGKIHHGAGGMMIRRSVVEEHGIRFPEGVACEDLYFHYAAFPRCRRACVVSRAAYVYRKRAGSITSGFASGSSLQSLDYLTVAQLVLEEWKRAGILEEYRAAFLKMLVMGVRNIRKYAPHAVQKEVTRKVSRMLREENLYRPGEEDSRLSRREEKLLKTWLAGKSGLDFSYYWKRMRKAGARLLRR, from the coding sequence ATGATGGCTCCCGTGAACATTTCCGTGCTGGTTCCGGTTTACAATGTGGAACCGTATCTGGCCCAGTGCCTGGAAAGCATCTGCGCACAGACGCTCCGGGAGCTGGAAGTGGTTTGCGTGGACGACGCTTCCACGGACGGGTCCCTGTCCATCCTGCGGGAGTTTGCGGAGCGGGACCAGCGGGTGAAAGTGGTGCAGGCCCCGGAAAACGGCGGCCTTTCCCGCACCCGGAACCTGGCGATGAGCCATGCGCAGGGAGAATACCTGGTGCTGGTGGATTCAGACGACTGGCTGGAAACGGATTTGCTGGAGGAGATGTACAGCCGTGCGAAGGCGCTGGACGCCGACAAGCTGGTGTGCGGGTTCCGGTATTATTATGAGTCCGACCCCGGAAGGGAGGACCGGTTCCTGCCGGAGGACATCGCGCCCCCCGGAAAGGGATGGATTCCCTGTACGCCGGAAACCATCGGTAAAATACACCATGGAGCGGGCGGCATGATGATACGGCGTTCCGTTGTGGAGGAGCACGGCATCCGGTTCCCCGAGGGCGTTGCCTGCGAGGACCTGTATTTCCACTATGCCGCCTTTCCGCGGTGCAGAAGGGCCTGTGTGGTCAGCAGGGCGGCGTACGTTTACCGCAAGCGCGCCGGGTCCATCACCAGCGGCTTTGCGTCCGGCAGTTCCCTTCAGTCGCTGGATTACCTGACGGTGGCGCAACTGGTGCTGGAAGAGTGGAAACGAGCCGGAATCCTGGAGGAATACAGGGCGGCTTTTCTGAAAATGCTGGTGATGGGCGTGCGGAATATCCGCAAGTACGCCCCCCATGCCGTCCAGAAAGAGGTCACCCGGAAAGTGTCCCGAATGCTCCGTGAAGAAAACCTGTACCGTCCCGGAGAGGAGGATTCCCGCCTGTCCCGCCGGGAAGAAAAACTGCTGAAAACCTGGCTGGCCGGAAAATCCGGCTTGGACTTTTCCTATTACTGGAAGAGAATGCGCAAAGCGGGCGCCCGGCTGCTGCGCCGCTGA
- a CDS encoding glycosyltransferase family 10 domain-containing protein — MKTLKISFLQSTPDFGREGIYQLLKDRYRVVEDDSDFDYLIATPWFYVNREAFYDFLERAPGHITVMYGCHEAIAPDFMLFDYYIGLDAVPGSDRTVKLPFLRHHLQEVHGGKAGLDVRALLASKTGFCNFIYANRKSHPNRDAIFHKLSSVRFVNSLGPHLNNTPGDGHRSEDWYASSIRMKKPYKFSIAFENAWYPGYTSEKIVTSMLAGTIPIYWGNPDIGREFNSAAFINCHDFPTLDDAAAYVKKVDEDDGLWCEIMSRPWKTPEQEALFLEETERETAKLYRIFDQSPEEARRKGDGTWIAYYQRFLKRGHRLRLAWRRLKNRLRH; from the coding sequence ATGAAAACGCTTAAAATCTCCTTTTTACAGTCCACTCCGGATTTCGGCAGGGAAGGCATTTACCAGCTCCTGAAAGACCGTTACCGCGTGGTGGAAGACGATTCCGACTTCGACTACCTGATCGCCACCCCCTGGTTTTACGTCAACCGGGAAGCGTTTTACGATTTTCTGGAACGGGCCCCCGGCCATATCACCGTCATGTACGGCTGCCATGAAGCCATCGCCCCGGACTTCATGCTGTTTGACTACTACATCGGGCTGGATGCGGTGCCCGGAAGCGACCGCACCGTCAAACTCCCCTTCCTGCGCCACCATTTGCAGGAAGTGCACGGCGGCAAGGCAGGCCTGGACGTCCGCGCCCTCCTGGCCTCCAAAACGGGCTTCTGCAACTTCATTTACGCCAACCGCAAATCCCATCCCAACCGGGACGCCATTTTTCACAAGCTCTCCTCCGTCCGGTTCGTCAACTCCCTGGGGCCCCACCTCAACAACACGCCGGGCGACGGCCACCGGTCGGAAGACTGGTACGCCTCCTCCATCCGGATGAAAAAGCCGTACAAATTCTCCATTGCCTTTGAAAACGCTTGGTACCCCGGCTACACCAGCGAGAAAATCGTCACCAGCATGCTTGCGGGCACCATCCCCATTTACTGGGGCAATCCGGACATCGGAAGGGAATTCAACTCCGCCGCGTTCATCAACTGCCACGACTTCCCCACCTTGGACGACGCCGCGGCCTACGTGAAGAAAGTGGACGAAGACGACGGCCTGTGGTGTGAAATCATGTCCCGCCCCTGGAAAACCCCGGAACAGGAAGCCCTCTTCCTGGAAGAAACGGAACGTGAAACAGCCAAACTCTACCGGATATTCGACCAGTCTCCGGAAGAAGCGCGCCGCAAGGGGGACGGCACATGGATTGCCTACTACCAGCGCTTTTTAAAACGCGGCCACAGGCTGCGCCTGGCATGGCGGCGGCTGAAGAACCGCCTGCGCCACTGA